One Glycine max cultivar Williams 82 chromosome 4, Glycine_max_v4.0, whole genome shotgun sequence DNA segment encodes these proteins:
- the LOC100780633 gene encoding uncharacterized protein isoform X1: MALRLRLKVSSIGSPFLQLGSSATAAFSFSQPCSLPKLAFHPPRLQLNKNSHPIRFLVRAGRTESKGVTLGFRAPQFQLPEPLTGKVWTLEDFEAYPALLVMFICNHCPFVKHLKKDIVKLTKFYVEKGLAVIAISSNSVATHPQDGPEFMAEDAKLFDYPFPYLYDESQDVAQDFGAVCTPEFYLFKKDGRRPFELVYHGQFDDSRPSNNVPLTGRDLSLAIDRVLSGQPVPSEQKPSVGCSIKWHPRKKF; encoded by the exons ATGGCATTGAGACTGAGACTCAAAGTGTCTTCAATTGGGTCACCTTTTCTGCAGTTAGGTTCTTCTGCAACTGCTGCCTTCTCATTCTCCCAACCATGCTCTCTTCCCAAACTTGCTTTTCATCCACCACGCTTGCAACTCAACAAAAATTCACACCCAATAAGGTTCCTTGTTCGGGCTGGTAGAACTGAGTCCAAAGGTGTTACCTTGGGCTTCAGGGCCCCACAATTTCAG cTTCCAGAGCCTCTTACTGGGAAGGTTTGGACATTGGAAGATTTTGAAGCATATCCTGCTCTATTG GTTATGTTTATATGTAACCACTGTCCATTCGTTAAGCACCTGAAAAAAGACATTGTAAAGCTTACAAAATTCTATGTGGAG AAAGGACTTGCGGTGATTGCCATATCTTCAAATTCCGTAGCCACACACCCCCAG GATGGTCCAGAATTCATGGCAGAAGATGCTAAACTGTTTGACTATCCTTTTCCATACCTATATGATGAG TCACAGGATGTTGCACAAGATTTTGGAGCAGTTTGTACTCCAGAATTTTACCTTTTCAAAAAG GATGGTCGAAGGCCCTTTGAGCTGGTTTATCATGGTCAATTTGATGATTCACGTCCAAGTAATAATGTACCCCTCACTGGAAG AGACTTGAGCTTGGCAATAGATCGTGTTCTTAGTGGCCAACCTGTACCATCAGAGCAAAAACCTAG TGTTGGATGCAGCATAAAGTGGCACCCAAGGAAGAAGTTTTGA
- the LOC100780633 gene encoding uncharacterized protein isoform X2: protein MALRLRLKVSSIGSPFLQLGSSATAAFSFSQPCSLPKLAFHPPRLQLNKNSHPIRFLVRAGRTESKGVTLGFRAPQFQVMFICNHCPFVKHLKKDIVKLTKFYVEKGLAVIAISSNSVATHPQDGPEFMAEDAKLFDYPFPYLYDESQDVAQDFGAVCTPEFYLFKKDGRRPFELVYHGQFDDSRPSNNVPLTGRDLSLAIDRVLSGQPVPSEQKPSVGCSIKWHPRKKF from the exons ATGGCATTGAGACTGAGACTCAAAGTGTCTTCAATTGGGTCACCTTTTCTGCAGTTAGGTTCTTCTGCAACTGCTGCCTTCTCATTCTCCCAACCATGCTCTCTTCCCAAACTTGCTTTTCATCCACCACGCTTGCAACTCAACAAAAATTCACACCCAATAAGGTTCCTTGTTCGGGCTGGTAGAACTGAGTCCAAAGGTGTTACCTTGGGCTTCAGGGCCCCACAATTTCAG GTTATGTTTATATGTAACCACTGTCCATTCGTTAAGCACCTGAAAAAAGACATTGTAAAGCTTACAAAATTCTATGTGGAG AAAGGACTTGCGGTGATTGCCATATCTTCAAATTCCGTAGCCACACACCCCCAG GATGGTCCAGAATTCATGGCAGAAGATGCTAAACTGTTTGACTATCCTTTTCCATACCTATATGATGAG TCACAGGATGTTGCACAAGATTTTGGAGCAGTTTGTACTCCAGAATTTTACCTTTTCAAAAAG GATGGTCGAAGGCCCTTTGAGCTGGTTTATCATGGTCAATTTGATGATTCACGTCCAAGTAATAATGTACCCCTCACTGGAAG AGACTTGAGCTTGGCAATAGATCGTGTTCTTAGTGGCCAACCTGTACCATCAGAGCAAAAACCTAG TGTTGGATGCAGCATAAAGTGGCACCCAAGGAAGAAGTTTTGA
- the LOC100527808 gene encoding Glycolipid transfer protein 3-like codes for MKRSRDMEKRSEINSAIEELSMLVIVKPEGNHKIAHIPTKPFLSLCYLVLQVIDKIGPTMAVLRQDVSQNIKRLEVMHELNPSMNSNLVEILKSEATKGKARKRSSCSKAFLWLTRSLDFSSALLQSLENDPKKDLEQIVQECYDATLSPWHGWISSAAFRVAKKLVPDSKTLMDLLKEKDENCETLKEKMQILVSLLVPFLEDVHCILKIYNLDRIKST; via the exons ATGAAGAGGAGCAGAGATATGGAGAAGAGATCAGAGATAAATTCTGCAATTGAAGAGTTGTCTATGCTGGTTATAGTCAAACCTGAAGGAAATCATAAGATTGCACACATCCCCACAAAGCCTTTCCTATCTCTATGTTACTTGGTTCTACAAGTTATTG ATAAGATAGGACCAACCATGGCTGTTTTGAGACAAGACGTTTCCCAGAATATTAAG AGGTTGGAAGTGATGCATGAATTGAATCCCTCGATGAATTCAAATTTGGTTGAAATATTGAAATCAGAAGCTACCAAAGGCAAAGCAAGGAAGAGGTCTAGTTGTAGTAAAGCCTTTCTTTGGCTCACTAG GTCCCTGGATTTCTCCTCAGCATTGTTACAATCACTAGAAAACGATCCTAAAAAGGATTTGGAGCAAATAGTTCAAGAATGTTATGATGCCACCTTGTCACCATGGCATGGATGGATTTCGTCAGCGGCTTTCAGA GTGGCTAAAAAACTAGTGCCAGATAGTAAAACTTTGATGGATCTCCTCaaggaaaaagatgaaaactGTGAAACCCTAAAGGAGAAAATGCAGATCTTGGTTTCCTTGCTTGTGCCATTTCTTGAGGATGTTCATTGTATTCTT AAAATTTATAACTTGGACAGGATTAAGTCAACCTGA